The Corylus avellana chromosome ca8, CavTom2PMs-1.0 genome has a segment encoding these proteins:
- the LOC132190118 gene encoding purine permease 3-like — MKKFLLLLNCFLLAVGNCGGPLIMRLYFIHGGKRVWLSSWLETGGWPIILLPLTATYFHRRSTQGPRAKLFFMKPPLFVASAVIGILTGFDDYLYAYGVARLPVSTSSLIIASQLAFTAGFAFLLVRQKFTSYSINAVVLLTIGAGVLALHTSNDRPEGESNKQYFVGFLMTLGASALYGFLLPLIELTYKKAKQEVTYSLVMEVQIVMSLFATLLCTIGMLINKDFKAIPREAREFELGETKYYVVLAWSAIIWQTFFLGAIGIIFCASSLLSAVVIAVLLPVTEVLAVIFYQEKFQAEKGVALALSLWGFTSYFYGEVKQSKNKKPTPETEMPQILSPLHNGSDIS, encoded by the exons ATGAAGAAATTCCTTCTCTTACTCAACTGCTTCCTATTAGCTGTCGGCAACTGCGGCGGCCCACTAATAATGAGGCTTTACTTTATCCACGGCGGCAAGCGAGTGTGGCTCTCCAGCTGGCTCGAAACCGGCGGCTGGCCAATCATTCTCCTTCCCCTCACCGCCACATACTTTCACCGCCGTAGCACCCAAGGCCCGAGAGCCAAACTCTTCTTCATGAAGCCGCCTTTGTTCGTTGCCTCCGCAGTCATAGGAATCCTCACCGGCTTCGACGACTACCTCTACGCCTACGGCGTGGCGCGCCTTCCCGTTTCAACCTCTTCTTTAATCATCGCCTCCCAGCTTGCTTTCACTGCAGGGTTTGCTTTCCTGTTGGTGAGGCAAAAGTTCACCTCGTATTCGATCAACGCGGTGGTTTTGCTGACAATTGGAGCGGGTGTTCTTGCTTTACACACGAGTAACGACCGCCCAGAGGGCGAATCAAATAAGCAGTATTTTGTCGGGTTTCTCATGACGCTAGGAGCCTCCGCGCTTTATGGGTTTCTCTTGCCGTTGATTGAGTTGACATATAAGAAGGCCAAGCAGGAAGTTACGTATTCTCTGGTTATGGAAGTTCAGATAGTGATGTCTTTGTTTGCAACTCTTCTCTGCACAATAGGCATGCTGATTAACAAGGACTTCAAG gCAATTCCAAGAGAGGCGAGGGAATTCGAGCTCGGGGAAACAAAGTACTATGTGGTGCTAGCATGGAGCGCGATTATTTGGCAGACTTTCTTCTTGGGAGCGATAGGAATAATTTTCTGCGCCTCGTCTTTGCTATCTGCTGTAGTAATTGCTGTTCTACTCCCAGTAACAGAGGTTCTAGCTGTTATTTTCTACCAAGAGAAGTTTCAGGCAGAGAAAGGAGTTGCTCTGGCGCTTTCTCTTTGGGGCTTTACTTCTTACTTTTATGGAGAGGTAAAACAGAGCAAGAATAAGAAGCCAACCCCAGAGACAGAAATGCCTCAAATTCTCAGTCCATTACACAACGGAAGTGatatttcttga